Genomic DNA from Bacteroidota bacterium:
GTATGACGAACCTTTGCCGGATTGGGTTGTAGTTGTTAATATTAAGGATAAACTAGTACAACAAATTTTAGAATTGCAGATTGATAAAGGTGAATCCAGCGCACTCACCTTAGCCCTTGAAACGCCAAATTGTACACTTATAATTGATGATTTGAAAGCCCGAAAAATTGCTTTACAATTAAATATTAAAATTACAGGTACTATAGGAATTATTATTAAAGCAAAATTAAATAAAATCATACCTTCTATAATTCCCATCCTAAATAAAATTAAAGAAACCAATTTCTTTATTTCTCCCGAACTAGAATTTCAGGCATTACAAGAAGCAAATGAAGTAATAAAATAATATTAATGTGTCCGCCGCAGCGGATACCGATGTACCAATGTATCAATTAAACAGTCGATTTTAAGTTAGAATTTCATTCGAAGCTCCGTAGGGGCTGACCCATGTCTCTGCCCATTGCGCTGTAACGGATAATGAGCTAATAAAACTTCCGGACGACGCACCAATTAAACAGCCGAAACCACGGAGAAAAGCCAAAGGAAACAGCCTGATAATGTGCTGATGTGCTAATGTGTTGATGTGCTGATTAAACAGCCGAATTTTGAGTTAAAATTTAATTCATAGCTAACGTAGGGGCTGACCCATGTGTCTGCCCATTGCCATGTAGCGAATAATGTGCTAATAAAACAGACGAAATGAAAATTTATAATCAAATTTCATTTTTAGACAAAATCC
This window encodes:
- a CDS encoding DUF3368 domain-containing protein → MHKTIISDTSCFIILAKINELELLHQLYGEVYTTVEIAEEYDEPLPDWVVVVNIKDKLVQQILELQIDKGESSALTLALETPNCTLIIDDLKARKIALQLNIKITGTIGIIIKAKLNKIIPSIIPILNKIKETNFFISPELEFQALQEANEVIK